GAGCCGGTAGGTGCGCGCGCACCCTGGCGAGGTGTCGTGGACCCAGTAGAGCACGATGCCCATGGACATCAGCCACAGCAGCTCGGGCAACTCCTCGCGCAGCTCGGGGTCCATGCGGTCGCGCGAGCCCTCCACCACCTGCCGGTAGATGGCGATGGACGCCTCACGAGCGGGCGTGGACTGGGCGCTGAACGGGCTGAGCGGGTTGGTGGGCTCGGCCGCGTGCTTGAAGAACTTCACCGCGAACTCGTGGTACGGCTCCGACACCCGTACCCACTCCCTCAGCACGCCGGTCAGCCTGGCGGCGAAGGAGCGCTCGGTGGCCAGCAGCTCGCGGCAGGCCTCCTCGTGCGCGATCTGGGCACGGTCGTAGTACGCCTGCACCAGTTCGTCCTTGGAGGCGAAGTAGTAGTAGGCGTTTCCCACGGAGACCCCCGCCTCCGCCGCGATCGCCCGCATCGTGGTCGCGTCGAAGCCGCGTTCCCTGAACAGACGCAAGGCCGTCTCGACGATGAGGTCGCGGGTGCTCTCCGATCCTCGGCTGCGCGGTTCGGACACGCTCGTCACTTTACGTGAGACGGGGCCGTGAGGTCATGGAGCCGCACGGTGATCACCGCCACAGGGTAAAGATCGCTTCGGAGGAGGGATCAACCGCCAGGAAGCGTGGGATTGATCCCATTGCCGGAAGGGCAACTCCGCGAAAAGGCCATCACATGTGGATACGTTGGTTGGTGCGGTTCTTCGTGGCCGCGCTCATCGCCATACAGACCTGCATCATCATGCTGTCGGGTGCGGCCTCGGCCGCGCCCGCGCGGTTCACCCCGGCCGCTGACGATGCTTCCGCCGAGGCTCCGCCTCCGATTATGGGAACCTATCGACCAGGGGGCGTCATCGAGACGGCCCGCTGGTACGTGGCCGAGGCCCACCAGCCGAAGGCCCACCTCGCCAAGGCGCGCCGGTTCGAGACCCGCCGCTCCGAGGCCCGCCCGTCCCAGGCTCACAGGCCTGAGACCCGCCCGTCCCAGGCCCAATGGCCCGAGGCGCGCCAGTCTCAGACGCACTGGTCCGGGACGCGTCAGTCCCACGCCCACTGGCACGGGACACGTCCGGCCCAGAACCACTGGCACCTGACACGTCAGGCCCAGGACCACTGGCACGGGACGCGTCCGTCCCAGACTCGCCGGTTCGAGACGCGTCAGTCCCGGGCGCGCGCGTCCGAGGCGCTCCTGTCCAGGGCCATGCCCCGCCACGCGGTGCGCGTCTCGCACGCCTTCGCCACCGACCAGCTCGCGCTCGCGGGGCTGACCTGGAAGTCCAGCGGCCACTGCGCCGACCGGCACAACAGTGTCTGCACGTCGATGCAGGCCATCAGGTCGGAGACGCTCGTCGGGGTGATCGACCTGAAGCGGGAGAGCGGCTGCCCGGTGGTCGTCACCGGGGGCACGGAGGCGGGCCACGCGCCGGGCGCCTTCAGCCACGCGGCGGGCTACAAGATCGACATCCGCCACAACAAGTGCGTCGACCGCCACATCACCAAGAAGTACCCGAGGGCGGGCGTCCGGAGCGACGGCTCGGCCCTCTACCGCTCCGCCAGCGGCGACATCTTCGCCAGCGAATCCGACCACTGGGACATTCTGTTCCGCTGATCTTTCTTTGTTCTTCTGTACGGCACAGCCACGTCGAGCGCCTCCGTCCCAGCGGGGTGCCGTCCGTCGAAGGCGCGCCGCCCAGCAGGACTCCGGCTGAGCACCGCAACGGCGCCCGGGACACCCGTAAGAACGGGCCTGGCAAGGCGGTCTCAACGGGCCTGGGGAGGCAGGCGGTCCGTAACGGCGCCCGGGCACGTGCGCCCGAGGAGCGTCCCTTGGACGGACGGCAGCCGGTGACCGCGGAGGCGGTGGGGATGGCTTGCCGTAAAGGAGAGAAGGCGGGGAGGCTCATCGCACAACAGAGCACCGCACAACAGAAAGCACCCGACAACACCTGACCCCCGGTCGTGCGGACCGGGGGCCGGGTGGGGGCTGAGAGCGCCCAGGAAGGCCGTTCCAGGGCGGCTCGGACTACGGGCGGGTCAGAACTCGGCGGCCACCAGTTCGGCGATCTCCGCCGCGTTGAGGGCCGCGCCCTTACGCAGGTTGTCGCCGCACACGAACATGTCGAGCGTGTTCGGGAAGTCGACCGCCTGGCGGATGCGCCCGATGTAGGTCGGGTCGGTGCCCACCACGTCGACCGGCGTCGGCCACACGCCGTTGGCCGGGTCGTCCATGAGGACCACGGTCGGCGCGGCCTCCAGGATGCGGTGCGCGTCGGCCACCGTGATCTCGCGCTCGAACCTGGCGTGGACGGCCAGCGAGTGCGTGGTGACGACCGGCACCCGCACGCAGGTGGCCGAGACCTTGAGGTCGGGGATGCCGAGGATCTTGCGTGACTCGTTGCGCAGCTTCAGCTCCTCGGAGGCCCAGCCGCCCTCCTTGTACGAGCCCGCCCACGGCACCACGTTGAACGCGATGGGCGCGGGGAACGGCGAGTCGGCCTCGAGCTTGTTGGCCAGCGCCTTGCGCACGTCACCGGCGCTCTGGCCGACCGTGCGGTCGCCCGCCAGCGCCTCGATCTCGTCGTAGAGCCGGGCGGGGCCCGCCACGCCCGCGCCCGACACCGCCTGGTAGGAGGCGACGACGAGCTCCTTGAGCGTGTACTCCGCGTGCAGCGCGCCGATCGCGGCCATCATCGACAGCGTGGTGCAGTTGGGCGTCGAGATGATGTTGCGCGGCCGGTTACGGGCGTCGAGCGGGTTCACCTCGGGGACGACCAGCGGGACGTCGGGCTCCATCCGGAACGTGCCCGACTTGTCGATGGCGATGGCGCCGCGGGCGGCGGCCACCGGCACCCACTCGGCCGACACCTCGTCGGGGACGTCGAAGATGGCGACGTCGACGCCGTCGAACACCTCGGGGGCCAGCGCCTGGACCACGACGTCCTCGCCGCGGACCTGGAGGACCTTGCCCGCGCTGCGGGCCGAGGCGACCAGACGGATCTCGCCCCAGACGTCGTCACGGGTCGAGACCAGCTCGCGCATCACGGTGCCGACCGCTCCGGTCGCGCCGATCAGCGCGAGAGTGGGCTTGCTCATCGTCCGCTACCTCCGTACACCACTGCTTCCACCTGGTCCGAGTCGAGGTCGAACGCGCGGTGCGCCGCGGCCACGGCCGCGTCGACGCCGTCCTGACCCACGATCACCGAGATGCGGATCTCCGAGGTGGAGATCATCTCGATGTTGACGCCCGCGTCGGCGAGGGCGGCGAAGAACGTCGCGGTGACGCCGGGGTGCGAGCGCATGCCCGCGCCCACCAGCGACACCTTGCCGATCTGGTCGTCGTACTGCAGCGACTCGAACCCGACCTGGTCCTGGATGCGCTTCAGCGCGGCCAGCGCCGTGGAGCTGTCCGTCGAGGGAAGCGTGAAGGAGATGTCGGTACGACCCGTCGCCGCCGCCGAGACGTTCTGCACGATCATGTCGATGTTGATCTCGGCTTCGGACAGCGTTTTGAAGATCGCGGCAGCCTCTCCGACCTTGTCGGGAACACCGACAACGGTGATCTTGGCCTCGCTCCGGTCGTGCGCGACGCCGGAGATGATCGGCTGCTCCATCTCGGTTCCTTCGGTGTAAGGGTCGGCCACGACCCACGTGCCTTCCTTGGTGCTGAAAGAGCTGCGCACGTGGATCGGCAGGTTGAACCTGCGAGCGTACTCGACGCAGCGCAGGTGCAGGATTTTCGCCCCGCAGGCGGCCATCTCCATCATCTCCTCGTAGGAGATCCTGGGGATCTGCTGCGCCTGGGGCACGATGCGGGGGTCGGCGGTGAAGATGCCGTCGACATCGGTGTAGATCTCGCAGACGTCGGCCTCCAGAGCCGCCGCCAGCGCCACCGCGGTGGTGTCGGAACCACCACGGCCCAGCGTGGTGATGTCCTTGGTGTCCTGCGAGACGCCCTGGAAGCCGGCCACGATGGCGATCTGGCCTTCGTCGAGCGCCTCACGGATACGGCTCGGCGTCACGTCGATGATGCGCGCCTTGCCGTGCGTGGAGTCGGTGATCACGCCGGCCTGCGAGCCGGTGAACGAGCGCGCCTCGTGGCCCAGGTTGGCGATCGCCATCGCCAGCAGGGCCATCGAGATGCGCTCACCCGCGGTCAGCAGCATGTCGAGTTCGCGCCCAGGGGGCAGCGGTGACACCTGCTCGGCCAGGTCGAGCAGTTCGTCCGTCGTGTCGCCCATCGCAGAGACGATGACGACGACCTCGTTGCCGGCTTTTTTCGTCGTGACGATCCGCTGCGCGACCCGCTTGATGCAGGACGCGTCGGCGACGGACGAACCACCGTACTTTTGCACAACGAGCGCCACGAGAGTCTCCCAGTCTGGACTGTGAGCTGCCAGTCTACTGGGGGGCTTCCATGGAGCAGATGGTATGGACCACTATGTGGACAATGCCTCTTCTGCGACGTCCAGGCGGGAATGTGCGGCCAGCGCCTGGAGTGCGCGCATCGCCGCGCCCGCGTGGTTGCCCCAGGTGTTGAAGTAGGAGTACTGCCACCACCACAACGCCTCCAGCGGCCGGCCCGCGTGGTAGTGGCGCAGCCCGTGGACGAGGTCGGCGGCCACCGCGGTCAGGTCGTCGGACAGCCGGTACGGCGTGACGGCGGTGTCCTTGTAGGGGTCGAACACCTCGGCGTAGTCGTCCACCGCCTCGAGGCGCTCGGCCAGCGCCGTACGGACGCCGTCGACGTCCGGGTCCTCGCTCAACGGCGGCTCCCAGTTGCCCGACAGGATGACGTCCTGGCTCGCGCCGAGCTGGGCACCCGCGAGGCTCACCTGAGCGACCTCCACGAGCAGCAGCGACCAGATCGCGTCACCGCCCTCGCCGCCCGCGACCCTGGTCAGGCCGTCCAGATAGTTCTGCGCGTGCCCTGCGATCTCGTCGGCGAGAGCGCTCCACTGATCAGACATCCAGCAGCCTCCGTCCTTCGAAAGCGCGGCCCAAGGTGACCTCGTCGGCGTACTCGAGATCACCGCCCACAGGCAGGCCGCTGGCCAGTCGTGTCACTTTCACGCCCATCGGCTTGACCAGCCGGGCGAGATAGGTCGCCGTCGCCTCCCCCTCCAGATTGGGGTCGGTGGCGAGGATGAGCTCGGTCACCCGGCCGTCGGCCAGCCTGGTCATGAGCTCACGGATGCGCAGGTCGTCGGGGCCGACGCCGTCGATCGGGCTGATCGCCCCGCCGAGCACGTGATAGGTGCCGCGGAACTCGCGCGTCTTCTCGATCGCGACGACGTCCTTGGACTCCTCCACCACGCAGATCACATGAGGGTCGCGCCGCGCGTCGCGGCAGATCCGGCATTCCTCTTCGGAGGCGACGTTGCCGCAGACACGGCAGAACCGGACCTTCTCCTTGACCTCGAGCAGCGCGTGGGCCAGCCGCTTCACGTCGGTGGGATCGGCCGCCAGCAGGTGGAAGGCGATCCGCTGCGCGCTCTTGGGACCGACGCCCGGCAGCAGGCCCAGCTCGTCGATCAGGTTCTGGACGACCCCTTCGTACATGTCTAGAGCCCGGGAAGCTGGCCGAGGCCGCCGCCGCCGAGACCCTGGGCGAGCGGGCCGAGCTTCTCCTGCTGCAGGTCGGCTGCCGCTCGCACGGCGTCGCGGACGGCCGCGATGACCAGGTCGGCGATCGTGTCGGCGGTGTCCTGCGGGTCGTCGGCGTCGATGACGGTCGGGTTGATCTTGAGCTCGAGCAGCTCACCTGAACCGTTGACGACGGCCGTGACCATGCCGCCCCCGGCCGAGCCCTCGATCTGCGCGTCGTTGAGCTCCTGCTGGGCGCTCACGAGCTGCTGCTGCATGAGCTGTGCCTGCTCCAGCAGCTGCTGCAGGTTGACATCCCCTGGGTTCACCTTCGTGCGCTCCTCGCCTGCTCCGCGTCCTTAACTGTCACGAGCCTACGGTGTCTGAGCGCCGTCATGTACTGGGGAGCACATGCGTTTCATCTGCATGCCATGGACCAGGGGTTTATGGCCGGATCCCAGCCCCCCTCCAGCGTCCGGGACCCGGCCCTCACGCCGACCGGAGCGGCCGCACCATGTCAGCGTGGGCCGTGACACTACCGAGACCGACGTTGCACACACGTTGCGAGCATTCAATCACCCTAAGCAATCCCCCGAATGGGTTGCGGATGTCGGTGATAACACGGATGCTTCGCCGTACAGCTCGACTACTTGGAGTGGCCGATGAGTGACGCGAACCTCGATGCGTACTCTCGCCGGCTTCGCCGGATCCACGAGACGACGGTCGGAGAGCCGCGGCAGCTGATCAGCGCGTCGTGGCGGAGGTCGAAAGAGGCTGGGGTCGATCCGGAGAGCCGTGCTGCGCCGCTGGTGTACGACGGCTCCCTCATCAAGGACGTCCGCCAGTCGCACCCGCTCCAGCCGCTGCTGCCCATGCTCGCGGACACGCTGAGACGCATGGCCGACGAGGCCGAGCACATCATGATCGTGACGGACGCCGAGGGCAGGATCCTGTGGCGCGACGGCGACTTCGGCACCATGCGCCGCGCCGACATCGTCGGCCTGGCCGACGGCCACCACTGGTCCGAGATCTCCGTCGGCACCAACGGCATCGGCACCGCGCTCGCCACCCGCAAGCCCGTCCACGTCTACTCCGAGGAGCACCTGCTGCGCGTGCTCCACTGCTGGTCGTGCAGCTCCGCGCCGATCATCGACCCCGACACCGACACCGTGCTCGGCTGCGTCGACGTCAGCGGCACCACCCGCAGCCTCCACCCCGCGACCGTCGCGCTCGTCGCCACCACGGCCAAGCTGGCCGAGGCGCGGCTCGCGCTGATGATGCACGAACGCGACGAGCGGCTGCGCAGGAGATACGACTCGCTCGTCCAGCGCGAGGGCGTCCTGATCACCAAGACGGGACGGGTCCTCGCGGGCGACCACTGGGGCAGGCTCGGCGCGCGAATCACCCTCCCCGAGCCGGGCGAC
This window of the Nonomuraea africana genome carries:
- a CDS encoding TetR/AcrR family transcriptional regulator; amino-acid sequence: MSEPRSRGSESTRDLIVETALRLFRERGFDATTMRAIAAEAGVSVGNAYYYFASKDELVQAYYDRAQIAHEEACRELLATERSFAARLTGVLREWVRVSEPYHEFAVKFFKHAAEPTNPLSPFSAQSTPAREASIAIYRQVVEGSRDRMDPELREELPELLWLMSMGIVLYWVHDTSPGCARTYRLIEVTVPLVDRLVGLSHLPGLRGIAKDFIAAVHELRA
- a CDS encoding aspartate-semialdehyde dehydrogenase — its product is MSKPTLALIGATGAVGTVMRELVSTRDDVWGEIRLVASARSAGKVLQVRGEDVVVQALAPEVFDGVDVAIFDVPDEVSAEWVPVAAARGAIAIDKSGTFRMEPDVPLVVPEVNPLDARNRPRNIISTPNCTTLSMMAAIGALHAEYTLKELVVASYQAVSGAGVAGPARLYDEIEALAGDRTVGQSAGDVRKALANKLEADSPFPAPIAFNVVPWAGSYKEGGWASEELKLRNESRKILGIPDLKVSATCVRVPVVTTHSLAVHARFEREITVADAHRILEAAPTVVLMDDPANGVWPTPVDVVGTDPTYIGRIRQAVDFPNTLDMFVCGDNLRKGAALNAAEIAELVAAEF
- a CDS encoding aspartate kinase codes for the protein MALVVQKYGGSSVADASCIKRVAQRIVTTKKAGNEVVVIVSAMGDTTDELLDLAEQVSPLPPGRELDMLLTAGERISMALLAMAIANLGHEARSFTGSQAGVITDSTHGKARIIDVTPSRIREALDEGQIAIVAGFQGVSQDTKDITTLGRGGSDTTAVALAAALEADVCEIYTDVDGIFTADPRIVPQAQQIPRISYEEMMEMAACGAKILHLRCVEYARRFNLPIHVRSSFSTKEGTWVVADPYTEGTEMEQPIISGVAHDRSEAKITVVGVPDKVGEAAAIFKTLSEAEINIDMIVQNVSAAATGRTDISFTLPSTDSSTALAALKRIQDQVGFESLQYDDQIGKVSLVGAGMRSHPGVTATFFAALADAGVNIEMISTSEIRISVIVGQDGVDAAVAAAHRAFDLDSDQVEAVVYGGSGR
- a CDS encoding DUF5063 domain-containing protein, which encodes MSDQWSALADEIAGHAQNYLDGLTRVAGGEGGDAIWSLLLVEVAQVSLAGAQLGASQDVILSGNWEPPLSEDPDVDGVRTALAERLEAVDDYAEVFDPYKDTAVTPYRLSDDLTAVAADLVHGLRHYHAGRPLEALWWWQYSYFNTWGNHAGAAMRALQALAAHSRLDVAEEALST
- the recR gene encoding recombination mediator RecR, producing the protein MYEGVVQNLIDELGLLPGVGPKSAQRIAFHLLAADPTDVKRLAHALLEVKEKVRFCRVCGNVASEEECRICRDARRDPHVICVVEESKDVVAIEKTREFRGTYHVLGGAISPIDGVGPDDLRIRELMTRLADGRVTELILATDPNLEGEATATYLARLVKPMGVKVTRLASGLPVGGDLEYADEVTLGRAFEGRRLLDV
- a CDS encoding YbaB/EbfC family nucleoid-associated protein, with protein sequence MNPGDVNLQQLLEQAQLMQQQLVSAQQELNDAQIEGSAGGGMVTAVVNGSGELLELKINPTVIDADDPQDTADTIADLVIAAVRDAVRAAADLQQEKLGPLAQGLGGGGLGQLPGL
- a CDS encoding helix-turn-helix domain-containing protein, which produces MSDANLDAYSRRLRRIHETTVGEPRQLISASWRRSKEAGVDPESRAAPLVYDGSLIKDVRQSHPLQPLLPMLADTLRRMADEAEHIMIVTDAEGRILWRDGDFGTMRRADIVGLADGHHWSEISVGTNGIGTALATRKPVHVYSEEHLLRVLHCWSCSSAPIIDPDTDTVLGCVDVSGTTRSLHPATVALVATTAKLAEARLALMMHERDERLRRRYDSLVQREGVLITKTGRVLAGDHWGRLGARITLPEPGDMACQAGILEPFFDGFLLRPVSQAEALPLRLAFLGEGPPIARYGDRYLTLSLRHAEILTLLALYPSGLTAEQLSYYLYGEDGNPATIRPEIYRLRAQLGEAVAAKPYRLVAPLSADFLELKPLLAANDHEAVARAYTGPLLPRSESPEIRSARDELEVQVRTSLLTHGSADDLWTYAQTANGRDDFQILERVAAALPSSDHRAAAARARLSP